The nucleotide sequence GTGGCCCCACATGCCCAGGCGGGCCTTGTTCACGCCCTTGAGGGTCTTGAGGGAGGACGCGGCGTTCAGGACGTCGGTGGTGTACTCGGGGGACCAGTACGAGGTGCCGGCCGGCTGGCCCTGGGAGCTCCCGTGGCCCCGGTAGTCGGGTTTGAGCACCACGAACCCAGCGCGCGCGAAGGCGTCCACGTACGCGACGTACCGCTCGGTGGTGCGGTACTCGTTTGGCGGAATGTAGCCGTGGTTGAACACGATGGCCGGCCAGCCGCCTTTGGGGGGTGTGCCGGTGGGCACGGTGAGCAGGGCGTTGATGCGCAGGCCGTCGGACTGGTAGGACACGACGCGCCGGGTGTAGTTCGCGCCGGGGGTCAGGGTCTGCTGGGTGGTCAGCGCACTGCCGGGGTAGGTGCGGGCGCGCATGCGCTCGATGGACAAGGGATGATCGGTGGTCTGGGCGGCAGTCAGCGGGCTGAGCAGGGCCAGCAGCAGGGCAGATCGGGCGTGAAGCATGGGAACCTCCAGAGAAGGGCGTGGGGGAGCGTCGGCCCACCCTACGGGCCGGCTGTAAAGCTCGTGTAAAGGGGGCCACTGGACGCCCGGGCTTTACAGAAGCTGAACAGGTCCGGCGTACGGTCGTGGGGATCACCGTGACGAACGACCAGAACAGGCCTGACCACACCGTTGCGGACGCGGACCGCGCTTCACCCCCCCTGGTGGGCATGCCCCGCTGGGTGAAGGGGTTTCTCTGGGTAGGCGTGGCGCTGCTGCTCGTGGTGCTGGCCCTGAAGGTGTTGGGGGGTGGGCAGCACGGGCCGGGTCGGCACCTGCCGGGGGCCGCGGTGCCCGTGTCCGCACCGCTGCACGGATGACGTGGGGGCCAGGCTGGAGGAAGCTGGGGCTGACCGTGCATGTGGCGGCCTCGGTGGGGTGGATTGGGGCGGTGGTCGCGTACCTGGGTCTGGTGCTGGCGGGGTTGGGCAGCAGTGACCCGCAGGCGGTGCGCTCGGCGTGGTGGGGGCTGGACCAGCTGACCGGGGTGCTGGCGCCGCTGAGCGTGGCGGCGCTGGTGAGTGGGGTGGTGCAGGCGCTCTGTACGCCGTGGGGGCTGCTGCGGCACTACTGGGTGGTGGTGAAGCTCGTGCTGACCGCCATGGCGACCACGGTG is from Deinococcus arcticus and encodes:
- a CDS encoding alpha/beta hydrolase family protein; the encoded protein is MLHARSALLLALLSPLTAAQTTDHPLSIERMRARTYPGSALTTQQTLTPGANYTRRVVSYQSDGLRINALLTVPTGTPPKGGWPAIVFNHGYIPPNEYRTTERYVAYVDAFARAGFVVLKPDYRGHGSSQGQPAGTSYWSPEYTTDVLNAASSLKTLKGVNKARLGMWGHSMGGHITLRAMVVSPDIKAGVIWAGVVGPYDLLFKALPQWGRGDPNDPRARLLATLGRPERNPAAYRAISPNAYLADLRGRPLQLHHATGDTHVPYSLSQSLASGLKAAGQPVTFYTYAGDNHDLSRNLKAALDRSIAFFKTHL
- a CDS encoding DUF2269 domain-containing protein — protein: MTWGPGWRKLGLTVHVAASVGWIGAVVAYLGLVLAGLGSSDPQAVRSAWWGLDQLTGVLAPLSVAALVSGVVQALCTPWGLLRHYWVVVKLVLTAMATTVLLLTLPEVRAWARLAAGGQSPDLYGQLMHPGAGLLVLLVILALSVYKPRGLTPYGERRLWARLARRGTQN